The following are encoded together in the Methylomonas methanica MC09 genome:
- the kdsA gene encoding 3-deoxy-8-phosphooctulonate synthase translates to MKLCHFEAGLDQPFFLIAGTCVIESEQMSLDTAGTLKEIADQLNIPFIYKSSFDKANRSSMSSFRGLGLETGLQILEKVKQQIGVPVLTDVHEDTPLAEVASVVDVMQTPAFLCRQTNFIQSVASHGIPVNIKKGQFMAPWDMGNVVAKAKATGNEQIMVCERGVSFGYNNLVSDMRSLAVMRDTGCPVVFDATHSVQLPGGQGSCSGGQREHVPVLARAAVAVGIAGLFMESHPKPDEALSDGPNSWPLHRMKELLEMLVTIDRAVKSSSFIETTL, encoded by the coding sequence ATGAAATTATGCCATTTTGAAGCGGGGCTGGATCAGCCGTTTTTCCTGATAGCCGGCACGTGCGTGATCGAAAGCGAACAAATGTCGCTGGATACCGCCGGCACCTTAAAGGAAATTGCCGACCAGCTGAACATTCCGTTTATCTACAAATCCTCGTTCGACAAAGCCAACCGCTCGTCGATGAGCAGTTTTCGCGGCCTGGGGCTGGAAACCGGCCTACAGATACTGGAAAAGGTCAAACAACAAATCGGCGTACCGGTGTTGACCGACGTGCACGAAGACACCCCGTTGGCGGAAGTCGCCAGTGTGGTGGACGTGATGCAGACCCCGGCCTTTCTGTGCCGGCAGACCAATTTCATCCAAAGCGTGGCGTCCCACGGCATTCCGGTCAATATCAAAAAGGGCCAGTTCATGGCACCCTGGGATATGGGCAACGTGGTCGCCAAAGCCAAGGCCACCGGCAACGAGCAAATCATGGTCTGCGAGCGCGGGGTGTCGTTTGGCTATAATAATCTGGTCTCCGACATGCGCTCCTTGGCCGTGATGCGCGACACCGGCTGCCCGGTGGTGTTCGACGCCACCCACTCCGTGCAATTACCGGGCGGACAAGGCAGTTGTTCCGGCGGCCAACGCGAACATGTGCCTGTGCTGGCCCGCGCCGCGGTAGCGGTCGGCATTGCCGGCTTGTTCATGGAATCGCACCCGAAACCGGATGAAGCGCTCAGCGACGGCCCCAACTCCTGGCCCTTGCACCGCATGAAAGAATTACTGGAAATGTTAGTAACCATAGACCGGGCTGTTAAATCCAGCAGCTTTATTGAAACCACTTTATAA
- a CDS encoding CTP synthase: MTKFIFITGGVVSSLGKGIAASSLAAILEDRGLKVTITKLDPYINVDPGTMSPFQHGEVFVTEDGAETDLDLGHYERFLKTTMAKKNNFTTGQVYEQVLRNERKGDYLGATVQVIPHITDEIKRRVFASAEGKDVALIEVGGTVGDIESLPFLETIRQMGVELGHDRALFIHLTLVPYIKSAGELKTKPTQHSVKELRTIGIQPDILICRSEQPIPASERKKIALFTNVAENAVISAIDADTIYRIPLLLREQGLDDIVVKQLRLDVPAADLTSWEKVVDGLTHPTDEVNIAIVGKYVDHTDAYKSLNEALIHAGIHTRHKVQITYIDSETIEAEGTSQLKEVDAILVPGGFGERGVEGKISTVRFARENKIPYLGICLGMQSAVIEFARNVVGLEGAHSTEFLPKSPHPVIGLITEWMDEAGEVVTRDEDSDLGGTMRLGAQKCRLKSDSLAFELYQKDVITERHRHRYEFNNQYLKQLEAAGMRFSGKSLDGRLVEIVELPDHPWFLACQFHPEFTSTPRNGHALFSGFVEAAAKHKKHDQS, from the coding sequence GCGGCCATTCTCGAAGATCGCGGCCTCAAAGTCACCATCACTAAGCTAGACCCTTACATCAACGTCGACCCGGGCACCATGAGCCCGTTTCAGCATGGCGAGGTCTTCGTCACCGAAGACGGCGCCGAAACCGATCTCGATTTAGGCCATTACGAACGGTTTTTAAAAACCACCATGGCCAAGAAAAACAACTTCACCACCGGCCAGGTTTACGAACAAGTATTGCGCAATGAGCGTAAAGGCGATTATCTCGGCGCTACCGTGCAGGTCATCCCGCATATTACCGACGAAATCAAACGCCGGGTGTTTGCCAGCGCCGAAGGCAAGGACGTGGCGCTGATCGAAGTCGGCGGTACCGTCGGCGATATCGAGTCCCTTCCCTTCCTGGAAACCATCCGCCAAATGGGCGTGGAACTGGGCCATGACCGGGCTTTGTTTATCCATTTGACCTTGGTGCCCTACATCAAATCGGCCGGCGAACTGAAAACCAAACCTACTCAACATTCGGTCAAGGAATTGCGCACCATCGGTATTCAGCCGGACATTTTGATTTGCCGTTCCGAACAGCCGATTCCGGCCAGCGAGCGCAAGAAAATCGCCCTGTTCACCAATGTGGCGGAAAACGCCGTCATCTCGGCTATCGACGCCGATACCATTTATCGCATTCCGTTACTGCTGCGCGAACAGGGTCTGGACGATATCGTCGTCAAGCAATTACGTCTGGACGTACCTGCGGCTGACCTGACCTCTTGGGAAAAAGTGGTCGACGGTCTGACGCATCCGACCGACGAAGTGAATATCGCCATCGTCGGCAAATACGTCGACCATACCGATGCTTATAAGTCCTTAAATGAAGCCTTGATTCATGCCGGTATCCATACCCGGCATAAAGTGCAGATCACCTACATCGATTCCGAAACCATCGAAGCCGAAGGCACCTCGCAATTGAAAGAGGTCGATGCGATCCTGGTACCGGGCGGTTTCGGCGAGCGCGGCGTGGAAGGCAAAATTTCCACAGTGCGTTTTGCCCGCGAAAACAAAATTCCTTATCTGGGTATTTGTCTGGGCATGCAGTCTGCCGTGATCGAATTCGCCCGTAACGTGGTCGGCCTGGAAGGCGCGCACAGTACCGAATTTTTACCGAAAAGCCCGCATCCGGTGATCGGCTTGATCACCGAATGGATGGACGAAGCCGGCGAAGTGGTAACCCGCGACGAAGATTCCGACCTGGGCGGCACCATGCGCTTGGGCGCGCAAAAATGCCGCTTAAAATCCGATTCGCTGGCCTTCGAGTTGTATCAAAAAGACGTGATCACCGAACGCCACCGCCATCGCTACGAATTCAACAACCAGTATTTAAAGCAGCTGGAAGCGGCCGGCATGCGCTTTTCCGGCAAGTCGTTGGACGGCCGTCTGGTGGAAATCGTCGAGTTGCCTGATCATCCCTGGTTTCTGGCTTGCCAGTTCCACCCCGAATTCACCTCGACACCGCGTAACGGCCACGCGTTATTCTCCGGTTTCGTCGAAGCCGCCGCCAAACATAAAAAACACGACCAATCATGA